In Colletotrichum destructivum chromosome 8, complete sequence, the following proteins share a genomic window:
- a CDS encoding Putative ATP-grasp, subdomain 1 protein: MGLRYTTVDRQSWKTERLPKETGTLLVNVSPDDALREHSDGSVTDASSPSAAVRNFLLDGTRKEHSLVKLLLPVWSGYVVQSDFLERRMVDCLNVTEVRGFVVPGQHVQGLSADAYESMSLSDLLSYCYGAVVMAPSCAAAVQKSAALLDEELTKRLSFAWLSPNPIPRKRLAFVGAAPLSKFKGYAAAAAALNIALVVLDVPEQVVARDEYAHLREEFVPVDLTADAGLARRLADAVSEMQGAGKRFDGIMSVDEHLLGIVSQAATLLGFPTSPPAAIALAQNKFQTRQLDDNAYARLLRSPADLEALLAEKDSGRAPPPYPLIVKPCKGWSSEGVWKVANERELRARVPMLWQDLFADWHGREFVVEAYVDGPEVDANMALVDGEVAFFEVNDDFPSSADNDDDGRTKEKSPPATFVETSNMLPSALAASELEALRRRLHEIALAVGFRDGVLHMEARLRNSSSHYAREEGGGPDGNGGLVDLRPKVGATASSAKPEDVFLIEINPRPPGWQEVEATAHAYGVSYYSLAVLNAVGDRERFAALSRPFVGGAQYHMQLLFVSAQKGGTYRSGDVCAAVLDHGGPAGRRLREHVVKCATLMQDGQEVPDPRTGKVFGSFIAFFLVVSRTSRREAIGIGREIEQLVRAHTDGF; encoded by the exons ATGG GTTTGCGTTACACGACTGTCGACAGACAGTCCTGGAAGACCGAGAGATTACCAAAAGAGACGGGCACTCTCCTCGTCAATGTGTCTCCTGACGACGCTCTGCGCGAGCACTCAGATGGCTCCGTCACAGAcgcttcctcgccctctgcTGCTGTCCGGAATTTCCTTCTGGACGGAACACGCAAGGAACACAGCCTAGTgaagctcctcctcccggtGTGGTCGGGCTACGTGGTTCAGTCCGACTTTCTCGAGCGGCGTATGGTCGACTGCTTGAACGTGACCGAGGTGCGAGGCTTCGTCGTGCCGGGGCAGCATGTCCAGGGGCTATCCGCCGACGCCTACGAGTCCATGAGCCTGTCCGACCTGCTGTCCTACTGCTACGGTGCCGTCGTGATGGCCCCATCTTGTGCCGCTGCCGTGCAAAAATCTGCcgcgctgctcgacgaggagctgacCAAGCGTCTTTCCTTCGCCTGGCTATCGCCAAACCCCATACCCCGGAAGCGGCTGGCGTTTGTGGGCGCGGCGCCCCTGAGTAAGTTTAAGGGgtacgccgccgcggccgccgcgttGAACATTGCGCTGGTCGTCTTGGACGTGCCGGAACAGGTGGTCGCCCGCGACGAATACGCCCACCTCCGCGAGGAGTTTGTGCCGGTCGACTTGACGGCCGACGCCGGCTTGGCCCGGCGCCTTGCGGACGCGGTATCCGAGATGCAGGGCGCCGGCAAACGCTTCGACGGCATCATGtccgtcgacgagcacctcctcggcatcgtctcTCAGGCGGCCACCCTGTTGGGGTTTcccacctcgccgcccgcggccATCGCCTTGGCACAGAACAAGTTTCAGACGCGCcagctcgacgacaacgcctACGCCCGGCTTCTCCGCTCGCCGGCCGACCTGGAGGCGCtgctcgccgagaaggacaGCGGGCGggccccgccgccgtacCCGCTCATCGTCAAGCCCTGCAAGGGCTGGTCGTCCGAGGGTGTCTGGAAGGTGGCCAACGAGCGCGAGCTGCGGGCCAGGGTGCCCATGCTGTGGCAGGACCTCTTCGCCGATTGGCATGGCCGCGAattcgtcgtcgaggcgtaCGTCGATGggcccgaggtcgacgccaacATGGCGCTCGTGGACGGAGAGGTCGCGTTCTTCGAGGTCAACGACGACTTCCCCAGCTCCGCGGAtaacgatgatgacggcagAACCAAGGAAAAGTCTCCCCCGGCCACGTTCGTCGAGACATCAAACATGCTGCCGTCGGCCCTGGCGGCcagcgagctcgaggcgctgcggcggcgactgCATGagatcgccctcgccgtcggcttcCGAGACGGCGTCCTGCACATGGAGGCCCGGCTGCGCAATTCGAGCAGCCACTACGCCAGGGAAGAAGGTGGCGGTCCCGACGGAaacggcggcctcgtcgacctgcgGCCCAAGGTGGGGGCGacagcctcctcggcgaagccAGAGGACGTCTTCCTTATCGAGATCAacccccggccgccggggtGGCAGGAGGTGGAGGCCACGGCGCACGCGTACGGCGTCTCGTACTACAGCCTGGCGGTCCTCAACGCCGTGGGCGACCGGGAGCGCTTCGCGGCCCTGTCACGGCCGTTCGTGGGAGGGGCCCAGTACCACATGcagctcctcttcgtctcggCCCAGAAGGGCGGCACCTACCGGTCGGGCGACGTCTGCGCGGCCGTCCTGGACCACGGGGGGCCGGCGGGCCGCCGCTTGCGCGAACACGTCGTCAAGTGCGCGACCCTCATGCAGGACGGCCAGGAGGTCCCCGATCCCCGCACAGGCAAGGTCTTTGGCAGCTTcatcgccttcttcctgGTCGTCTCGCGCACAAGCCGGCGGGAGGCCATCGGCATTGGGCGCGAGATTGAGCAGCTGGTCAGAGCGCATACCGACGGCTTTTAG
- a CDS encoding Putative proton-dependent oligopeptide transporter family, PTR2 family proton/oligopeptide symporter yields MTDQVGRADGPDLTGPLEMSSTGDLEKADDDDAGQLDESQATKDLPRVADRIPNAAWLVMLLTMAERFSFYGMTTPLMNYMQNGRGDPLRPGALGWGQSRASQVSNVFNIISWLTPMASGIVADKGLGRYRTLCVTFVVYLAGTVLLFVSSLESLAPYSAGLFIASLVLIALGMSGANGLMAAFVGDQYTTEDGAVVTTRSGEHVVVDRTLTLESIYNYYYWCINVGGLSGLATTALELHVGFWAAYLLPLCALSVSAAVLVLGRGRLVLAPTQSSALPDARRALWLAVRGGFSLDKARPARQQLQHSRKVPWTDDFIDELQTAMVACRMIFAVWPVLHLCRGQINNNLISQAAQMDTSSIPNDMMYNANPVIIIILMPLVDRFLFPWLRRSGFPLTATTRLTAGFALEALAMAMAAVVQKLVYISPPCYDAPLRCAASNAGAIPNAVSVFVQLPVYLLEAMSEILSSPAGWELAFSMAPGSMKSVMQSVFMTTGAVGAGLSIAISPMYKDPEMLFVWASLAIVMAIATVIFYAVWGRNLR; encoded by the coding sequence ATGACAGACCAAGTAGGCCGGGCGGATGGCCCAGACCTTACCGGTCCTCTCGAAATGTCCAGCACAGGCGATCTGGagaaggccgacgacgacgacgccggccagcTTGACGAGAGCCAGGCCACCAAGGACCTCCCCAGGGTGGCGGATAGGATCCCCAACGCGGCCTGGCTGGTCATGCTGCTCACCATGGCCGAGCGCTTCTCCTTCTACGGCATGACGACGCCCTTAATGAACTACATGCAGAACGGCCGTGGCGACCCTCTGCGCCCCGGCGCTCTGGGCTGGGGCCAGTCGAGGGCCTCGCAGGTCTCCAACGTCTTCAACATCATCTCGTGGCTGACGCCCATGGCctccggcatcgtcgccgacaagggGCTCGGCCGCTACCGGACGCTGTGCGTCACCTTCGTCGTCTAcctcgccggcaccgtcctCCTGTTCGTCTCCAGCCTCGAGTCCCTGGCCCCTTACTCCGCCGGCCTCTTCATCGCCTCCCTGGTCCTCATTGCCCTGGGCATGTCGGGCGCCAACGGCCTcatggccgccttcgtcggcgACCAGTATACcaccgaggacggcgccgtcgtcaccaccCGCAGCGGcgagcacgtcgtcgtcgaccgcaCCCTGACCCTCGAGTCCATCTACAACTACTACTACTGGTGCAtcaacgtcggcggcctGTCCGGCCTGGCCACGACCGCCCTCGAGCTGCACGTCGGCTTCTGGGCCGCCTATCTGCTGCCGCTCTGCGCCCTCTCCGTGTCGGCTGccgtgctcgtcctcggacgCGGTCGTCTGGTCCTCGCACCCACACAGTCCTCAGCCCTCCCGGACGCGCGTCGCGCACTCTGGCTGGCCGTCCGCGGCGGCTTCTccctcgacaaggccagGCCCGCCCGCCAGCAGCTCCAACACTCGCGCAAGGTGCCCTGGACCGACGACttcatcgacgagctccAGACGGCCATGGTGGCCTGCCGTATGATCTTCGCCGTCTGGCCCGTGCTCCACCTCTGCCGCGGCCagatcaacaacaacctcaTCTCGCAGGCCGCCCAGATGGACACCTCGAGCATCCCCAACGACATGATGTACAACGCCAAccccgtcatcatcatcatcctcatgcccctcgtcgaccgcttcctcttcccttGGCTGCGCCGTTCCGGGTTCCCCCTGACGGCCACGACCCGCCTCACGGCCGGCTTCGCCCTTGAGGCcctcgccatggccatggccgccgtcgtgcaGAAGCTCGTCTAcatctcgccgccctgctaCGACGCCCCCCTGCGCTGCGCCGCGTCCAATGCCGGCGCCATCCCGAATGCCGTCTCCGTTTTCGTGCAGCTGCCGGTGTACCTGCTCGAGGCCATGTCCGAGATCctgtcctcgccggccggctggGAGTTGGCTTTCAGCATGGCGCCCGGCAGCATGAAGAGCGTGATGCAGTCCGTCTTCATGAccaccggcgccgttggTGCCGGCTTGAGCATCGCCATCAGTCCCATGTACAAGGACCCCGAGATGCTTTTTGTTTGGGCTTCTTTAGCTATCGTCATGGCAATAGCGACTGTGATATTTTATGCTGTCTGGGGCAGGAATCTTCGTTGA
- a CDS encoding Putative polyketide cyclase SnoaL, NTF2-like domain superfamily, whose product MNIDIPKLVKAAVPESEGRNARIVSDNMTSSNYRDSNFLSQDFPRARPKLYVTAEDEDFDQITLGEWRDENFDVEYLPMGSSPDKYRSKIRSLSKKKMGPCETFGIVAYGDAAAVCLEHYHVMDNNPEFKLGLLIAYYPTAIPDPKGHFPSSISTLVHLAAGEEIGVTKQTQMVGIQGKRRTTRKKVESGIGTGGTLRLAYPTYTYDAVPGFAEHDLEEYSKVPAELAWSRSLSAARKAFNNHVDLELVLEENVQGKFFTRNLNQTMSTYTTHKSPHVTHMPTLTGGIGASELERFYSQFFSNPPSLKLTLISRTIGADRVVDEVHVRFKHTEEMPWILPGVPATNKRVEVLVVSIVGLRGGKLYHEHVYWDQASVLVQIGLLDPELVPDAARKNGVQRLPVVGREAARRVLKGWDPDEEGEADNELISGWGDEDEQGGERDENEATPQDRERPKKKKDSNKNDSDKKNSAKKDSAKKDSNKKESDRKESDEKDSDNKGLPERPKSSTENSGDKS is encoded by the exons ATGAATATCGATATACCGAAGCTGGTCAAGGCCGCTGTGCCGGAATCAGAAGGACGCAACGCGCGCATCGTCTCAGACAACATGACCAGCTCCAACTACAGAGATTCCAACTTCCTGTCCCAGGATTTCCCTCGCGCGCGACCGAAGCTATACGTAACcgccgaagatgaggacTTTGACCAAATCACTCTAGGAGAATGGCGCGACGAGAACTTCGATGTCGAGTATCTGCCAATGGGAAGCAGCCCGGACAAGTACCGGAGCAAGATCCGATCGTTGAGCAAAAAGAAAATGGGGCCCTGCGAGACTTTTGGCATCGTCG CTTATGGCGATGCTGCGGCCGTCTGCCTGGAGCACTACCACGTCATGGATAATAACCCAGAGTTCAAGCTCGGGTTGCTCATTGCATACTATCCGACGGCCATTCCAGACCCAAAAGGGCACTTCCCCAGCAGCATCTCGACTCTCGTTCATCTCGCCGCAGGGGAGGAGATTGGCGTTACGAAGCAAACCCAGATGGTAGGGATACAGGGCAAACGGCGTACGACCCGCAAGAAGGTGGAAAGCGGCATCGGCACGGGAGGAACATTGCGGCTCGCGTACCCAACCTACACGTACGACGCCGTGCCCGGTTTCGCCGAGCATGACCTGGAAGAATACAGCAAAGTCCCCGCCGAGTTGGCGTGGAGCCGGAGCTTgagcgcggcgaggaaggcgttCAACAACCACGTCGACTTGGAGCTTGTGTTGGAGGAAAATGTACAGG GTAAATTCTTCACTCGAAACTTGAACCAAACGATGTCAACGTACACCACCCACAAGAGCCCGCACGTCACTCACATGCCGACCCTGACGGGGGGTATTGGAGCATCGGAGCTCGAACGCTTCTACTCTCAGTTCTTCAGCAACCCCCCATCACTGAAACTGACCCTCATCTCTCGCACCATCGGGGCCGACcgagtcgtcgacgaggtccacGTTCGTTTCAAGCATACCGAGGAGATGCCGTGGATCTTGCCCGGCGTCCCGGCAACGAACAAGCGAGTCGAGGTGCTCGTGGTCAGCATCGTCGGATTGAGAGGAGGCAAGCTTTACCACGAGCACGTGTATTGGGACCAGGCCAGCGTTCTAGTGCAAATTGGTTTGTTGGACCCGGAGCTGGTCCCAGATGCGGCACGCAAGAACGGGGTGCAGCGGCTCCCAGTCGTCGGAAGAGAGGCGGCGAGACGAGTTCTGAAGGGGTGGGAcccggacgaggagggagaagctGACAATGAACTGATATCGGGTTggggcgatgaggatgagcAAGGAGGTGAGAGGGACGAAAACGAGGCAACCCCCCAAGACCGTGAACGacccaagaagaagaaagactCAAACAAGAATGACTCTGACAAGAAAAACTCGGCCAAAAAAGACTCGGCCAAAAAAGACTCGAACAAAAAAGAATCGGACAGGAAAGAATCGGACGAGAAAGACTCGGACAACAAAGGTCTGCCCGAAAGGCCCAAGTCTTCGACCGAAAACTCTGGCGATAAGTCATGA
- a CDS encoding Putative alpha/beta hydrolase-1, whose protein sequence is MFNNKTTSLLTLGLLGLACVPSAVAAPLAVEELEWPTQYVQSGQTSTRVLVQGHGPAVVIVPSYGRDGGDDFNGLTSALVDAGYLVLRPQPRGTLGSSGLMTNVTLDDLASDIADVIDTIAGGRAIVFGHAFGTFVTKRVALNYPDKVPAIVVASPGGQKIPEDIAGMPFVAGNTSLPVATRLAALELAFFAPGHDAHIWLDGWYPDTLAMEHGAIEAAGDLTKFWAGANSTQVLELIPAEDPFQPEDQWNTTANLFPDRAVSVIIQNASHALLPENLTGVVEAVLPYLAQQSTRL, encoded by the coding sequence ATGTTCAACAACAAAACAACCTCCCTTCTGACCCTTGGTCTTTTGGGCCTAGCCTGCGTGCCCTCGGCTGTGGCAGCCCCCCTCGCGGTAGAGGAGCTCGAATGGCCCACTCAGTACGTGCAGAGCGGCCAAACCTCGACTCGTGTCCTTGTGCAAGGCCATGGCCCGGCAGTGGTGATTGTCCCATCATATGgccgtgatggcggcgacgattTCAACGGCCTCACCTCTgctctcgtcgacgccggctaCCTTGTCCTGCGTCCCCAGCCACGGGGCACTCTGGGATCGTCTGGTCTTATGACGAACGTCACCCTGGACGACCTTGCCTCAGACATAGCCGACGTAATCGACACTATTGCAGGCGGTCGAGCAATTGTGTTCGGTCACGCCTTTGGCACGTTTGTCACTAAGCGTGTCGCGTTGAATTACCCCGACAAGGTTCCTGCGATTGTAGTCGCCTCCCCTGGTGGCCAGAAGATCCCCGAGGACATTGCCGGCATGCCTTTTGTCGCTGGCAACACCAGTTTGCCTGTCGCCACGCGCCTCGCGGCTCTGGAgttggccttcttcgcgcCTGGCCACGATGCTCATATCTGGCTGGATGGATGGTACCCGGACACGCTCGCTATGGAGCACGGAGCTATCGAGGCAGCTGGAGACCTGACCAAATTCTGGGCTGGTGCAAACTCTACGCAGGTTCTCGAACTTATCCCAGCCGAGGACCCGTTCCAGCCCGAGGATCAGTGGAACACCACGGCCAACCTGTTCCCTGACCGTGCCGTCTCAGTCATCATCCAGAACGCCTCGCATGCCCTTCTGCCAGAGAATCTGACGGGTGTAGTCGAAGCAGTATTGCCGTACCTGGCCCAGCAATCAACAAGGCTGTGA